One region of Channa argus isolate prfri chromosome 20, Channa argus male v1.0, whole genome shotgun sequence genomic DNA includes:
- the LOC137105333 gene encoding inhibitory synaptic factor 2A isoform X2: MVSKEGGKCMLTNSESDSEAAPLPSTSLALEVKYSLEASRQVRKRNKALQVRFKDICEAQNEQREAELQAAGKGGKPISYKVAYRKYMTVPARRSIPNVTRSTGVQTSPDLKKRYQTFPFERKKGHTFKHVVAVETYKGQNNGFVMEKQPKGAEQGLDEEEEEEEGAACGGSRVRRTRALLHTNECIATVEQHTAPDELCSDAVLLSCSADTGCLADIPRGSSTGVQAEYQLCRAPSKARTGLQHRQADTDRSAKRQLLNLEGGSSRTLPDRASKVTGPIAWNSLTQVECLESPSVRSKRKKGLQLNGLQSDTLSHSSEACTTQVQCHTGQLSAQPLQGMEEPLSPCRGVEAGGAPPDQTQEACKQIVPMNQDGDVKAQLQAMENLISSSQETIKVLLGVIQELEKGEAHREGLSYRTGQDTANCDTCRNSACIIYRFPKDRQPCKERGREKWR; this comes from the coding sequence ATGGTGAGCAAGGAGGGTGGCAAATGCATGCTCACCAACTCAGAGTCTGACTCAGAGGCAGCACCTTTGCCCTCTACCTCGCTGGCACTGGAAGTGAAGTATTCCTTGGAAGCCAGTCGACAGGTGAGGAAGAGAAACAAGGCCCTGCAAGTGCGTTTCAAGGATATATGTGAGGCGCAGAACGAGCAAAGGGAGGCGGAGTTGCAGGCAGCAGGGAAGGGCGGTAAGCCAATTTCATACAAAGTGGCATACCGGAAGTACATGACGGTGCCTGCTCGCAGATCCATCCCAAACGTCACGAGGAGCACAGGTGTGCAGACGTCCCCTGACCTGAAGAAACGCTATCAGACCTTTCCATTTGAGCGCAAAAAAGGCCACACTTTTAAACACGTGGTGGCTGTGGAAACTTATAAAGGTCAGAATAACGGTTTTGTCATGGAGAAACAGCCCAAGGGTGCTGAGCAGGGTttagatgaggaggaggaggaggaggagggggcagCCTGTGGAGGGAGTAGAGTCCGGAGGACCAGGGCTCTGCTCCATACCAATGAGTGCATTGCCACAGTGGAGCAGCACACTGCACCTGATGAACTTTGCTCTGATGCTGTGCTGCTCAGTTGCTCTGCAGATACAGGTTGCCTTGCAGACATACCGAGGGGAAGCAGCACTGGAGTACAGGCCGAGTACCAGCTCTGCCGTGCCCCATCCAAAGCCAGGACAGGATTACAACACAGGCAGGCCGATACAGATCGCTCTGCTAAAAGGCAGCTGCTGAATCTGGAGGGGGGCTCATCACGAACCCTGCCGGACAGGGCCTCCAAAGTAACGGGCCCTATTGCCTGGAACTCCCTTACACAGGTGGAGTGCCTGGAGAGTCCATCTGTAAGGAGCAAACGCAAGAAAGGTCTGCAGCTCAATGGGTTGCAGAGTGACACACTATCACATTCTAGCGAAGCCTGTACAACACAGGTACAGTGCCACACAGGACAGTTATCTGCCCAGCCTCTGCAGGGCATGGAGGAGCCTCTGTCACCATGCAGAGGTGTCGAGGCTGGTGGGGCACCGCCAGACCAAACACAGGAGGCCTGTAAGCAAATAGTGCCTATGAATCAGGATGGGGATGTTAAAGCACAGCTCCAGGCCATGGAAAATCTCATCAGCTCCAGCCAAGAGACTATCAAGGTGCTGCTGGGGGTCATCCAGGAACTGGAGAAAGGGGAGGCCCACAGAGAAGG